In a single window of the Verrucomicrobiia bacterium genome:
- a CDS encoding DUF3516 domain-containing protein, translating into MATTLYDLIPRDGGAANDVLLGRFLDYVESRKLQLYPAQEAAILELFEEKNVILNTPTGSGKSLVAAALHFKSLAQGKRSIYTCPIKALVNEKWLSLCRDFGPDNIGLSTGDASVNRDAPILCCTAEILANIALREGNRADVADVIMDEFHYYADRERGVAWQVPLLTLSQSRFLLMSATLGDTTFFEEELTRLNGRETVTIHSTHRPVPLEYAYSELSLAQTLESLAAEGKSPIYVVHFTQLEASQSAQDFTSINVCTREEKEAIARAIEGFKFTSPYGPDIKKWLRHGIGLHHAGLLPKYRVLVEQLAQKGLLKIICGTDTLGVGINVPIRTVLFTKLCKFDGQKTGILSARDFHQIGGRAGRKGFDDRGWVVAQAPEHVVENLRLEEKSSKAGKKFVRRQPPEKNFVAWDKNTFTRLISALPERLVSRFQVSHGMLLNVLSRDGDGCGAMQELIAHSHETPKAKKAHVKRAWQLFRSLVDRKIVEFMPRTASGAHLRVNVDLQEDFSMDQTLSLYLLETIPLLDPQSPDYALELITLVESILEDPGMILRKQLDRVKDQKMAEMKQQGMEYDQRMEELEKLEHPKPNREFVYATFNAFADRHPWVGQENIRPKSIAREMFEQFRSFGDYIKDYELQRAEGLLLRHLSSVHKVLEQTVPDAAKNDAVREMELYLGTMLRQVDSSLMDEWEKMRDPNYQPRGEAKEVRPPGAEEADKDITRDTKAFTAAIRVRIFTFLRGLIIGDFEQALASLDGSEHPDGGPWNADPLRAALDAYYIEHQDLCLNPNARNLRHTYVTVAEDKKSWRVQQMLVDPEELNDWVAEFNVDLAQSRAAEQPVISLRKFGPLTAA; encoded by the coding sequence GTGGCAACCACGCTTTATGACTTGATACCGCGCGACGGCGGCGCGGCGAATGATGTCCTGCTGGGACGGTTTTTGGATTATGTCGAGTCGCGCAAGCTTCAGCTTTATCCCGCGCAAGAGGCCGCGATCCTGGAATTGTTCGAGGAAAAAAATGTCATCCTCAACACGCCGACCGGGTCGGGCAAATCGCTGGTCGCCGCCGCGCTCCATTTCAAGTCGCTCGCGCAAGGCAAGCGCTCGATCTACACCTGCCCGATCAAGGCGCTGGTAAATGAAAAGTGGTTGAGCCTTTGCCGCGATTTCGGGCCGGACAATATCGGGCTGAGCACGGGGGATGCGTCGGTCAATCGGGACGCGCCGATCCTTTGCTGCACTGCGGAAATTCTGGCGAACATCGCTTTGCGCGAGGGCAACCGCGCGGATGTGGCAGATGTCATCATGGATGAGTTTCATTATTACGCGGACCGTGAACGCGGCGTCGCGTGGCAAGTGCCGTTGCTGACGCTGTCGCAATCGAGATTTCTTTTGATGTCGGCGACGCTGGGCGATACCACTTTTTTTGAGGAGGAACTCACGCGGCTCAATGGGCGCGAGACTGTCACCATCCATTCCACGCATCGGCCCGTGCCGCTGGAATATGCTTATTCGGAATTGTCGCTGGCGCAAACGCTCGAAAGTTTGGCTGCCGAGGGCAAGAGTCCGATTTACGTGGTGCATTTCACGCAGCTTGAGGCGTCGCAAAGCGCGCAGGATTTCACGAGCATCAATGTCTGCACGCGCGAGGAAAAGGAAGCCATCGCGCGCGCGATCGAAGGTTTTAAATTCACGAGCCCGTACGGACCGGACATCAAGAAGTGGCTGCGACACGGCATCGGCTTGCATCACGCGGGTTTGTTGCCGAAGTATCGCGTGCTCGTCGAGCAACTCGCGCAAAAGGGTTTGCTCAAGATCATTTGCGGGACGGACACGCTGGGAGTGGGAATCAATGTGCCGATCCGCACGGTATTGTTCACGAAACTCTGCAAGTTCGACGGGCAAAAAACCGGCATTCTTAGCGCGCGGGATTTTCATCAGATCGGCGGGCGCGCGGGACGGAAGGGGTTCGACGACCGCGGCTGGGTGGTGGCGCAGGCGCCGGAACATGTCGTGGAAAATTTGCGGCTGGAAGAAAAGTCCTCGAAGGCGGGCAAGAAATTTGTGCGCCGCCAGCCACCGGAGAAAAATTTTGTCGCGTGGGATAAAAATACTTTCACGCGGCTGATCAGCGCGTTGCCGGAACGGCTGGTGTCGCGATTCCAGGTTTCGCACGGGATGTTATTGAATGTGCTCAGCCGCGACGGCGACGGCTGCGGCGCGATGCAGGAATTGATCGCGCATTCGCATGAGACGCCGAAGGCGAAGAAGGCGCATGTCAAACGGGCGTGGCAATTATTTCGTTCATTGGTTGACCGGAAGATCGTGGAGTTCATGCCGAGGACGGCAAGCGGCGCGCACCTGCGGGTGAACGTGGATTTGCAGGAAGATTTTTCGATGGATCAGACGCTGTCGCTTTATCTTTTGGAAACGATTCCGCTGCTCGACCCGCAATCGCCGGATTATGCGCTGGAACTGATCACGCTGGTGGAATCCATTCTGGAAGATCCGGGGATGATTTTGCGCAAGCAACTCGACCGGGTCAAAGACCAGAAGATGGCGGAGATGAAACAGCAGGGGATGGAATACGATCAGCGCATGGAGGAATTGGAGAAGCTTGAGCATCCGAAGCCGAATCGCGAATTTGTTTATGCGACGTTCAACGCGTTTGCCGACCGGCATCCGTGGGTGGGGCAGGAAAATATCCGGCCGAAATCCATCGCGCGGGAAATGTTCGAGCAGTTCCGGTCGTTCGGCGATTACATCAAGGATTATGAGTTGCAACGCGCGGAGGGCCTGTTGCTGCGGCATCTTTCCAGCGTTCATAAAGTCCTGGAACAAACCGTGCCCGACGCGGCCAAGAATGACGCGGTGCGGGAAATGGAATTGTATCTCGGCACGATGCTGCGGCAGGTGGACTCGAGCCTGATGGACGAGTGGGAAAAGATGCGCGACCCGAATTACCAGCCGCGCGGCGAGGCGAAGGAAGTGCGGCCACCCGGAGCCGAAGAAGCGGACAAGGACATCACGCGCGACACGAAGGCGTTCACGGCGGCGATTCGCGTGCGCATATTTACTTTTTTGCGCGGGCTGATCATCGGCGATTTTGAGCAGGCGCTGGCGAGCCTTGACGGTTCGGAGCATCCCGACGGCGGGCCGTGGAATGCCGACCCACTGCGGGCGGCGCTGGATGCGTATTACATCGAGCATCAAGACCTTTGCCTGAATCCCAATGCGCGGAACCTGCGCCACACTTACGTGACCGTCGCCGAGGACAAGAAATCCTGGCGCGTGCAGCAGATGTTGGTGGACCCGGAAGAATTGAACGATTGGGTGGCGGAGTTCAATGTGGACCTGGCGCAATCGCGCGCGGCGGAACAACCCGTCATTTCATTGCGCAAGTTCGGACCGCTGACGGCGGCTTGA
- a CDS encoding 2-dehydropantoate 2-reductase, translated as MKIAVVGCGAVGSYYGAKLGHSGEEMHFLLRSDYEAVSRNGVLIRSAEGDFSFQPKCARGAKEIGICDLVLIGLKTTANDQLGHLLKPLVGDSTAILTLQNGLGNEERLAKLFGGEKILGGLCFVCLNRIEPGVIQHIVHGAVVMGEFGRGPELRTHDIAGRIRHSGVPCKVAESLETAHWEKLVWNIPFNGLGVAGAAGYEAVAAGILPSKLEACVPTEKLLGEARWEQLVRELMLEVIAVANAKKLDVPVATAEKQIARTRAMGAYKASTLLDFENGLPLELESLFLEPLRQAREAGVATPRLAALCEVLVGLERMKRAQ; from the coding sequence ATGAAAATTGCGGTGGTGGGCTGCGGCGCGGTGGGCAGTTATTACGGCGCGAAGCTCGGGCATTCGGGCGAGGAAATGCATTTCCTGTTGCGCTCGGATTATGAGGCGGTGAGCCGCAATGGCGTGCTGATTCGCAGCGCGGAGGGGGATTTTAGTTTTCAACCGAAGTGCGCGCGCGGGGCGAAAGAGATTGGGATTTGCGATTTGGTTTTGATCGGGCTGAAGACCACGGCGAATGATCAGTTGGGACATTTGCTGAAGCCGTTGGTGGGAGATTCGACGGCGATTCTCACGCTGCAAAATGGTTTGGGGAATGAGGAGCGGCTGGCGAAACTTTTTGGCGGGGAAAAGATTTTGGGTGGGTTGTGTTTTGTGTGTTTGAATCGCATTGAGCCGGGTGTCATTCAGCACATTGTGCATGGGGCGGTTGTGATGGGGGAATTTGGGCGCGGGCCGGAGTTGCGCACACATGACATTGCCGGGAGGATTCGTCATTCGGGCGTGCCTTGCAAAGTTGCGGAGAGTTTGGAGACGGCGCATTGGGAGAAATTGGTGTGGAATATTCCGTTCAATGGGCTCGGGGTGGCGGGCGCGGCGGGGTATGAGGCGGTGGCGGCGGGAATTTTGCCGAGCAAGCTTGAGGCGTGTGTTCCAACCGAAAAACTTCTGGGGGAGGCGCGTTGGGAACAATTAGTGCGCGAATTGATGCTGGAAGTGATCGCGGTGGCGAACGCGAAAAAATTGGATGTGCCGGTCGCGACGGCGGAAAAGCAAATTGCGCGGACGCGGGCGATGGGCGCTTACAAGGCCTCGACGTTGCTGGATTTTGAAAACGGGTTGCCGCTGGAATTGGAGAGTTTGTTTCTCGAACCGTTGCGGCAGGCGCGGGAGGCGGGTGTGGCGACGCCGCGATTGGCGGCGTTGTGCGAGGTGCTGGTGGGGCTCGAACGAATGAAGCGCGCGCAATAA
- a CDS encoding HU family DNA-binding protein, whose amino-acid sequence MAKALSKSQVAAAIAEKNSLSKKQAAEILDSIAELAYKNAKNTFTLPGLGKLVLVNRKARIGRNPATGESINIPAKRVVKFRVAKAAKDAILGAK is encoded by the coding sequence ATGGCAAAAGCATTGTCCAAGTCCCAAGTCGCCGCTGCGATCGCCGAGAAGAATTCTCTCAGCAAGAAGCAGGCGGCCGAAATCCTCGATTCAATCGCCGAGCTGGCGTATAAGAATGCCAAGAACACTTTCACTCTCCCTGGTTTGGGCAAATTGGTGCTCGTGAACCGCAAGGCGCGCATCGGCCGCAATCCTGCGACCGGCGAATCCATCAACATCCCCGCCAAGCGCGTGGTGAAGTTCCGCGTGGCGAAGGCGGCCAAGGACGCGATCCTCGGCGCCAAGTAA
- a CDS encoding serine/threonine-protein kinase — translation MALFTIESDFRYDIVRKIFEGGMGIVYEAEQHGARNFVKRIAIKVVRQNYADQKSFIDNFIGEAKLVADLIHTNIVQTYHLGEVRGMFFIAMELIRGVNLEQFAQQLTDKKRPLPPELAVFITSRIARGLSYAHAKTDKDGRPLGIVHRDVSFKNIMIAFEGDVKLTDFGIAKARGFLQDNEGEVVAGKADFMSPEQADFKITDKRSDIFSTGVVLANLLLGYNIFKGANAEESRNRIMTQAIPNFCQLDKRIDEPLNEILQRALSRDVEMRYATCDELLYKLEHYIYHQGYGPTNETLGKFIRELFGQTVPTTAKQVQSGGTTVTKHPAAK, via the coding sequence ATGGCTTTGTTCACCATCGAGAGTGACTTCAGATACGATATCGTCCGCAAAATTTTTGAAGGCGGCATGGGCATCGTTTACGAAGCCGAGCAGCACGGCGCGCGCAATTTCGTCAAGCGCATCGCCATCAAGGTCGTCCGCCAAAACTACGCCGACCAAAAATCCTTCATAGACAATTTCATCGGCGAAGCAAAACTCGTCGCCGACTTGATCCACACCAACATCGTCCAGACCTACCATCTCGGTGAAGTCCGCGGCATGTTTTTTATCGCAATGGAACTCATTCGCGGCGTCAACCTCGAACAATTCGCGCAACAGCTCACTGACAAGAAACGCCCCCTGCCGCCCGAACTCGCGGTCTTTATCACGAGCCGCATCGCGCGCGGACTCTCCTACGCGCATGCCAAGACCGACAAAGACGGCCGCCCATTGGGCATCGTCCATCGCGACGTAAGCTTCAAGAATATCATGATCGCCTTCGAGGGCGACGTGAAACTCACCGACTTCGGCATCGCCAAGGCGCGCGGCTTTTTACAGGACAACGAAGGCGAAGTCGTCGCCGGCAAGGCGGATTTCATGAGCCCGGAACAGGCGGATTTCAAAATCACCGACAAACGCTCCGACATCTTTTCAACCGGCGTCGTACTCGCGAACCTGCTGCTCGGCTACAATATCTTCAAAGGCGCCAACGCCGAGGAATCGCGCAACCGCATCATGACCCAGGCGATCCCCAATTTCTGCCAGTTGGACAAACGCATTGATGAGCCCCTCAACGAAATTTTGCAGCGCGCCCTTTCGCGCGATGTGGAGATGCGTTACGCTACGTGCGATGAGTTGCTCTATAAGCTCGAACATTATATTTATCATCAGGGATACGGCCCGACCAACGAGACGCTCGGAAAATTTATTCGCGAACTTTTTGGCCAGACGGTCCCAACCACTGCGAAACAAGTTCAAAGCGGTGGCACAACCGTCACGAAACATCCGGCGGCCAAATAA
- a CDS encoding carbon-nitrogen hydrolase encodes MKRPSSSIVNLGLLQTSCSADPAANLKKALAFAERAAKQGAQIICTQELFRSQYFCQSEDHKYFQLAESIPGPSTAAFQKLAKKHSVVIIASLFEKRAAGLYHNTAAIIDADGSLLGIYRKMHIPDDPLFYEKFYFTPGDLGFRAWKTRYGKIGVLICWDQWYPEGARLTAMQGAEILFYPTAIGWHPGEKAEYGVNQHGAWELIQRSHAVANGCYVAVTNRIGTEKPIGGDGLEFWGQSFVAGTSGQLLAKASVDKEETLIVPIDLSKVDVTRTHWPFLRDRRIDAYDGLTRRLID; translated from the coding sequence ATGAAACGTCCTTCCTCCTCGATTGTAAATCTTGGCTTGCTCCAGACTTCGTGCTCGGCTGATCCCGCCGCGAACCTGAAGAAGGCCCTCGCTTTCGCTGAGCGCGCTGCGAAACAAGGCGCGCAAATCATCTGCACTCAGGAACTGTTTCGGTCGCAATATTTCTGCCAGTCGGAAGACCACAAATATTTTCAACTCGCCGAATCCATTCCCGGCCCCAGCACCGCGGCATTTCAAAAGCTCGCAAAGAAACATTCCGTCGTGATCATCGCGTCGTTGTTCGAGAAGCGCGCCGCTGGTCTTTATCACAACACAGCCGCGATCATTGACGCCGATGGCTCGCTGCTGGGCATCTATCGCAAGATGCACATTCCCGATGATCCGTTGTTCTACGAAAAATTTTATTTCACTCCCGGCGACCTTGGTTTTCGCGCGTGGAAAACCCGTTACGGAAAAATCGGCGTGTTGATCTGCTGGGACCAATGGTATCCCGAAGGCGCACGGCTCACGGCGATGCAGGGCGCGGAAATTTTGTTTTACCCCACCGCGATCGGCTGGCATCCCGGCGAGAAAGCGGAGTACGGCGTCAATCAACATGGCGCATGGGAACTCATTCAACGCAGCCACGCCGTCGCCAACGGCTGCTACGTCGCGGTGACTAATCGCATCGGCACCGAAAAACCGATTGGCGGGGACGGCCTTGAATTTTGGGGACAAAGTTTTGTCGCGGGAACCTCCGGCCAACTGCTCGCCAAAGCCAGCGTGGATAAAGAGGAAACGCTGATCGTCCCGATTGACCTTTCCAAAGTGGATGTCACCCGCACGCATTGGCCCTTTCTCCGCGACCGCCGCATTGATGCCTATGACGGTCTCACCCGGCGCTTGATTGATTGA
- a CDS encoding NAD(P)-dependent oxidoreductase, producing the protein MRTTWITGAQGLIGNYLVQSAAQFAPGEHVIGLTRAQVDLTDFSAVRELFRKQKPQQIIHCAALSQSPACQANPALARKVNVEATALLAELAAAIPLIFFSTDLVFDGRLGNYTESATVNPLSIYAETKVAAEKIVLTNPRHSVIRTSLNGGISPGGNRGFNEELRRAWKDGRTLRLFDDEYRSPIPAVATARAVWEFAAQDQPGLYHVAGCARLSRWQIGQLIAARWPQLNPKIEAASLKEYSGAPRPPDSSLNCSKIQKLLSFPLPGLDEWLAAHPQEIF; encoded by the coding sequence ATGCGCACCACCTGGATCACCGGCGCTCAAGGCCTCATCGGAAATTATCTCGTGCAGTCGGCCGCTCAGTTTGCTCCCGGCGAACACGTCATCGGACTGACTCGCGCGCAAGTTGACCTCACCGACTTCTCTGCCGTTCGCGAATTGTTTCGCAAACAAAAACCGCAACAAATCATTCATTGCGCCGCGCTCAGCCAAAGCCCCGCATGTCAGGCAAACCCAGCCCTCGCGCGAAAAGTAAATGTGGAAGCCACCGCGCTTCTCGCCGAACTCGCCGCCGCCATCCCCTTGATTTTTTTCTCCACCGATTTGGTTTTTGATGGCCGCCTTGGAAATTACACCGAGTCCGCTACGGTAAATCCTCTAAGCATTTATGCTGAAACCAAAGTTGCCGCCGAAAAAATCGTGCTCACGAATCCGCGTCACAGCGTGATTCGCACTTCCCTCAATGGCGGAATCTCGCCCGGCGGCAACCGCGGCTTCAACGAAGAATTGCGCCGTGCCTGGAAAGACGGACGCACCTTGCGGCTCTTCGACGACGAATATCGTTCGCCGATTCCAGCGGTCGCGACCGCCAGAGCCGTGTGGGAATTCGCGGCGCAAGATCAACCCGGGCTCTACCACGTCGCAGGCTGCGCTCGCCTTTCGCGCTGGCAAATCGGCCAACTCATCGCCGCGCGCTGGCCGCAACTGAACCCAAAGATCGAAGCCGCGTCCTTGAAGGAATATTCCGGCGCGCCCCGTCCCCCCGATTCCTCACTAAATTGCTCAAAGATTCAAAAATTATTGAGTTTTCCCCTGCCGGGACTTGATGAATGGCTAGCCGCTCATCCGCAGGAAATTTTTTAG
- a CDS encoding glycoside hydrolase family 44 protein, translated as MKASRGFYVFACAIAFLLGDARGGFAQVSDQTVFIDSLQNGWSDYSWATVNLSATNQIHTGADSISVNCGAYQALYLHHTAFSADLYTNLTFWIYPATGGAQALQVNGTLSGTSQTSFYQIPSLTAGKWNFVSVPLSALGVSDAPNMDGFWIQSQSASAQPIFYVDDITLLANTNFEMPTNATANIMVDANANRHPISPLIYGVAFASQAQVADLNVPINRSGGNAETRYNWQIDAHNHANDYYFESIEDSSSGTPGAADDSFISSTKAAGAKPLITVPMIGWAPILGPGRGKLGSYSVAKYGPQTSTDQYLPDAGNGISVTNSRLITWNNPTDANVAVDVNFEKSWLQHLTNKWGLSTNGGVGYYLMDNEHTLWFSTHRDIHPIGTTMQEIFHDFTNYATMVKSVDSNALVLGPEEWGWNGYLYSGYDQQWSGAHNDYNSADYPDRKTNGGWDYMPWLLNQLHQHDVATGVRLLDYFTLHCYPQEGSVSSQTAVDAATQLLRNSTTRQFWDSNYVDPSYINSVIDLIPRMQGWVTNYYPGTKIGITEYNWGAEPYMNGATAQADLLGIFGRQSLDLATRWTTPDAGTPTYLAVKMYRNYDGAKSTFGDTSVSASGPNPDNVAAFAAERASDGALTVIVISKYLSGITPMTLAVTNFTGTGLAQVWQLNSSNTIARLNDAAYSGGKLTTVVPGQSVTLFILAAAKSFALAAGPVREDGNISVTLNGQMGQTYVLQVSTNNNNWVSLSTNIMGSSPTNFLFPAGYQKAFFRAKQL; from the coding sequence ATGAAAGCCAGTCGCGGTTTTTATGTTTTTGCATGCGCCATCGCATTTCTGCTTGGAGATGCGCGCGGCGGGTTCGCGCAGGTGAGCGATCAAACGGTTTTTATAGATTCGTTGCAAAACGGCTGGTCGGACTATTCCTGGGCGACGGTGAATCTCAGCGCGACGAATCAAATACATACCGGAGCCGATTCCATCAGTGTCAACTGCGGCGCGTATCAGGCGCTTTATCTGCATCACACAGCTTTCAGCGCGGACCTTTATACCAATCTGACGTTTTGGATTTATCCCGCGACGGGTGGCGCTCAAGCGTTGCAAGTCAACGGCACTTTGAGCGGCACGTCCCAGACCAGCTTTTATCAAATTCCATCGCTGACTGCCGGAAAGTGGAACTTTGTCAGCGTACCGCTCAGCGCATTGGGAGTTTCTGATGCGCCCAACATGGACGGGTTTTGGATTCAAAGCCAATCGGCGTCAGCGCAGCCGATTTTTTATGTGGACGACATCACGCTTCTGGCAAATACGAATTTCGAAATGCCGACGAATGCGACCGCAAATATTATGGTGGACGCGAATGCGAATCGGCATCCGATCAGTCCATTGATTTACGGCGTGGCATTCGCATCGCAGGCGCAAGTTGCGGATTTGAATGTTCCCATCAACCGTTCCGGTGGCAATGCCGAGACGCGTTACAACTGGCAGATTGATGCTCACAATCACGCCAATGATTATTATTTCGAGAGCATCGAAGATTCTTCATCGGGCACGCCGGGAGCGGCTGACGACAGTTTCATCAGTTCGACCAAAGCAGCGGGCGCGAAGCCGCTGATCACGGTTCCGATGATTGGCTGGGCGCCGATACTTGGGCCAGGGCGCGGGAAGCTGGGAAGTTATTCGGTGGCCAAATATGGGCCGCAGACGAGCACCGACCAATATCTGCCGGACGCGGGCAATGGCATCAGCGTGACGAACAGCCGGCTTATCACGTGGAATAATCCCACCGACGCGAACGTGGCGGTGGATGTGAATTTTGAGAAAAGCTGGCTGCAACATTTGACGAACAAGTGGGGGTTGTCCACGAACGGCGGCGTGGGTTATTACCTCATGGACAATGAGCACACGCTGTGGTTTTCGACGCATCGCGACATTCATCCCATTGGCACGACGATGCAGGAAATTTTTCACGACTTCACCAATTACGCGACGATGGTGAAAAGCGTGGACTCAAATGCGCTGGTGTTGGGGCCGGAAGAATGGGGTTGGAATGGTTATCTTTACAGCGGTTACGATCAACAATGGTCGGGCGCGCACAATGATTACAACTCGGCGGATTATCCTGATCGCAAAACCAATGGCGGATGGGATTACATGCCGTGGCTGCTGAATCAGTTGCATCAGCATGATGTCGCCACGGGCGTGCGCCTGCTGGATTATTTCACTTTGCATTGTTATCCGCAGGAAGGCAGCGTGAGTTCGCAGACGGCGGTGGACGCGGCGACTCAGTTGTTGCGCAACAGCACGACGCGCCAATTCTGGGACAGCAATTATGTGGACCCCAGTTATATCAACAGCGTCATTGATCTGATTCCGCGGATGCAAGGCTGGGTGACTAATTATTATCCGGGCACGAAAATCGGCATCACTGAATATAATTGGGGCGCCGAGCCGTATATGAATGGAGCGACGGCGCAGGCAGATTTGCTGGGAATTTTCGGACGGCAAAGCCTCGATCTCGCGACGCGCTGGACGACTCCCGATGCCGGCACTCCGACTTACCTCGCGGTTAAAATGTATCGCAATTATGACGGCGCAAAATCCACGTTTGGAGATACGAGTGTTTCCGCCAGCGGGCCGAATCCAGATAATGTCGCGGCCTTTGCCGCCGAGCGCGCGAGTGATGGAGCATTGACGGTCATAGTGATCAGCAAATATTTATCCGGCATCACGCCGATGACGCTAGCGGTCACGAATTTTACGGGCACCGGTTTGGCGCAAGTGTGGCAGCTTAATTCGAGCAACACCATCGCGCGCTTGAACGATGCTGCCTACAGCGGCGGCAAATTAACGACGGTGGTCCCCGGCCAAAGCGTCACGCTTTTTATTTTGGCGGCGGCGAAGTCTTTTGCGTTAGCGGCCGGTCCCGTACGCGAAGATGGCAATATCAGCGTGACTCTCAATGGCCAGATGGGACAGACCTACGTGCTGCAAGTCTCGACGAACAACAATAATTGGGTTTCGCTTTCGACGAATATCATGGGCTCGTCGCCGACGAATTTTCTTTTTCCAGCGGGATACCAAAAAGCTTTCTTTCGCGCCAAACAGTTATAG
- the gluQRS gene encoding tRNA glutamyl-Q(34) synthetase GluQRS, with translation MTEVPVSQPARYRGRLAPSPTGFLHLGHARTFWTAQQRAREQDGTLILRNEDLDTTRSRPEFVTAMLEDLRWFGFEWSEGPDCGGPFAPYSQSERMDFYRTAFEKLRGGNFIYPCTCSRKDLQSSASAPHAADDELIYPGTCRPPHESPTNGQKISWRFLVPDGETISFTDQYFGAQQFVAGRDFGDFVVWRPDGIPAYQLAVVVDDAAMRITEVVRGADLLLSTARQILLYRALSLALPQFYHCPLLTDEQGTRLAKRHGALSLQNLRAQGLSPETIRERFFKRASVQ, from the coding sequence GTGACCGAAGTTCCTGTATCTCAACCCGCGCGCTATCGCGGCAGGCTCGCGCCTTCGCCGACCGGTTTTCTGCATCTCGGCCACGCGCGCACATTCTGGACCGCGCAACAACGCGCCCGCGAACAGGATGGCACGCTCATTCTTCGCAACGAAGATTTGGATACCACGCGCTCCCGGCCTGAGTTCGTCACGGCGATGCTCGAAGATTTGCGCTGGTTTGGTTTTGAATGGAGCGAAGGCCCGGACTGCGGTGGTCCATTCGCACCTTACTCTCAAAGCGAGCGAATGGATTTTTACCGTACCGCATTTGAAAAATTACGCGGCGGAAATTTCATCTATCCCTGCACTTGTTCGCGGAAAGACCTCCAATCATCCGCCTCCGCGCCCCACGCTGCCGATGATGAACTCATTTATCCCGGCACTTGCCGTCCGCCGCACGAGTCGCCGACAAACGGCCAAAAAATTTCCTGGCGTTTTCTCGTGCCCGATGGCGAAACCATTTCCTTCACCGATCAATATTTCGGCGCGCAACAATTTGTCGCCGGACGCGACTTTGGCGACTTCGTCGTGTGGCGGCCCGACGGCATCCCCGCATATCAACTGGCCGTCGTGGTTGACGATGCCGCCATGCGTATCACCGAAGTTGTCCGCGGTGCCGACCTTTTACTCTCCACCGCGCGGCAAATTCTTCTCTACCGCGCGCTCAGTCTGGCGCTGCCGCAATTTTATCATTGCCCATTGCTGACTGACGAACAAGGCACGCGATTGGCGAAACGTCACGGCGCGCTCAGCTTGCAAAATTTGCGTGCACAAGGTTTATCGCCCGAAACGATTCGTGAACGCTTTTTCAAACGCGCCTCAGTCCAGTAA
- a CDS encoding YbhB/YbcL family Raf kinase inhibitor-like protein — translation MKITSIAFGEGKSIPDKFSKYGANRIPPLHIEGIPRQARSLALIMDDPDAPNGTFTHWLVANIAPETTDIEENTEPSGIVQGINDYGKNSYGGPKPPSGTHRYFFKFYALDTVLELAEGFSRVELERQINKHCIESGTLMAMYTHSGD, via the coding sequence ATGAAAATTACATCTATCGCATTCGGCGAGGGAAAGAGCATCCCGGATAAATTTTCTAAATATGGGGCGAACCGGATTCCGCCTTTGCACATCGAAGGCATCCCCCGGCAGGCGCGCAGTCTCGCGCTGATCATGGACGACCCCGACGCGCCCAATGGAACTTTCACCCACTGGCTCGTCGCCAATATTGCGCCCGAAACAACGGACATTGAGGAAAACACCGAGCCTTCGGGCATCGTGCAAGGCATCAATGACTACGGCAAAAACAGCTACGGCGGCCCGAAACCGCCGTCCGGAACGCACCGGTATTTTTTCAAATTTTACGCGCTCGATACCGTGCTTGAACTTGCCGAAGGCTTTTCGCGTGTGGAACTGGAACGGCAAATTAACAAACATTGCATCGAATCCGGCACCTTAATGGCCATGTACACCCACAGCGGCGACTAA